The genomic region actcgCTGCAGTGTCTATAGCGGACACGTAGTCAATAAAGTTTTATAAGAAATTGAACAAAGAAAAAGTGTAACCAGTACaaacctgcagcagaaaggaggggggaggggggggggggcgctaatATATAGGAAAACAGCTAATATCTGCTTTATATTTCATAAATGCAAAAGTAAATCATACAAGAGAAAGGGAGTCCATGTGCTGCTACTTAGGCTGCAGTGCAAAAGCAAAAAAGCACTACAAGTAGCAGCAGGCACACATATTGACAACCTGCATCACGGCTCTACTTACTGTACAtttttgatcaaaaatatgtcaaaaaaatggctgcaaaaattGCTAAACCCTTAATGCAATGTAAAAAATTAGAATGTTATATGTTTGCATATGTCCTAGCGCCCCGGGGTGTATCGTATCTATAAGATGGGAGGGAGATGCTGGAGTGGTACCCAGATCCGGAtgtagaggagggagggagggcacaGCGCGggcagagggggagggggaggaggatgctgaggaggaggaggaggagggggaggggtgtCCGTGTGTGACTGCAGTCAGAGCAGAGGACGCAGGGACGTACACATCTCCATTATACATCGCTGCAGCCGCACCATGACCAGCCAGTCCCAGGGGATCCAGCAGCTGCTGCAGGCAGAGAAGAGGGCGGCCGAGAGGGTGTCCGAAGCCCGGAAACGTAAGAGCTCTGCCCAAATCCATCCAGTGTATGTGGCCCTTGTGGATGACAGCTGGGATGCTGGGGGCCACACTTGCTCCCCTCCCCCAGGTTATACTACTATGGATGGAAGCATCGACCACTAAACATCTCGCCCCCCCGCCGTGTGTATCTGCGtctcatctccttctgtctcctgcaGGTAAAGCCCGGAGGCTGAAGCAAGCCAAGGAGGAGGCCCAAGTGGAGATCGAGCAGTACCGGGTGGAGCGGGAGAGGGAGTTCCAGAGCCAGCAGCGCACCGTACGTAGTCCGATAAGTCCTGTCACCGCACGGGTCTCTGCTATGTGAACCGCTTCTCCTCCTAGGGGACTGTTCACATCTCGCTGTACGTAAAAAAAACGGATAGAAACATGTTACTTGACCTACCCATAGACTATAACTGGGCGATGTCGTTGAAAAGTGCAGACTCATCGCTTACGTTTCTGCGCttttctgtcctgcaaaaaaaaaacacgtatagaatggtatatatatatttacattgcTTTGAATGGAAGACGGATGGAAACGTTagaggcatccgtttttttttcagatgATGCCTTCAAATCTGCatgttaaaaaagaaagaaaggttTCACAAAAACGTATacatttatgttaaaaaaaaacagacagaaaCGTATTGAAACATATGG from Bufo gargarizans isolate SCDJY-AF-19 chromosome 9, ASM1485885v1, whole genome shotgun sequence harbors:
- the ATP6V1G2 gene encoding V-type proton ATPase subunit G 2, which produces MTSQSQGIQQLLQAEKRAAERVSEARKRKARRLKQAKEEAQVEIEQYRVEREREFQSQQRTALGTQGDLSSEIETRTRQTLQMVQSSHGKNKEAVLRRLLTLVCDIKPELHPNYRFTNY